TTAGCGAAGTAACTCCGTCCGCCATCCCGGTAGCCCGCGACCTCCGGGCGCGGGACTGGGTTTCCGCATCCCCCGCCCCGTCCTCGGAGAGAGGCAGGGCCACCTGCCCAGCCGCAGCCGCAGGCGGCGCACCTTCCGCCCCCCAAACAAAATCGGCCGGTGCGTGGGCCGGCCGTTTTCGGGTTTGCTTGGGGTAGCTAACGCAATGGCGGGGTGGTGCCACTATTCCTCGAGCTCTACATTCCAATACGCGAGGTCGAGGAAATCCTTCCACTTTTCGTGGCCGTGGTTGCCGAGCACGAGCGAGATCACCGGACGCCACTTCGGGCGGACCGGCTTGCGCATCAGGCGCATGTGAGCCTCGTGCGGGAGGCGATTGGCCTTTTTCGTGTTACACTTGATGCACGAGCACACGATGTTCTCCCACGTCGTCTTGCCGCCGTAGTGGCGCGGGATCACGTGATCGAGGTTCAGTTGCTCGCGGTCGAACACGCTCCCACAATACTGGCAGCGATCGCCGTCGCGCTCGAAGACGTTGTTGCGCGTCAGCTTCAGCTCCTTGCAGGGCAGCTTGTCGAAAAACGTCAGCAGGATCACGCGCGGCAAACGGATCGAGCGGTTGATCGTGTGCACCGTCTCGAGCGCATCGATCGGCGGGTTGTAGGTCGAGAAGTCGACCCAATCCATCAACGAGAAGGTCTTGAACGCGTCGTCGGTCTGGTGGACGACCTGCGCATGCCCGCGAGCCAGGAGCGCGAAGGCCCGGCGCGCGCCGATGATGTTCACCGCCTGCCAAAGGCGGTTGAGCACCAACACCGGCTGATCGAGCGCGGTAAGCATGACGCCAATTGGGTTACGGGTGTGAATAACCTCTGTCAAGCGGCACGTCCGGCGAATCCGCTCAACGCGTGAGCGCCGCGATCTCCGCCGCGAAAACCGGATGACTGGCCACGAGTTCCGCCCGCGCGCCGAGCACAAAACCCGCGTCCACATATTCGGGAGCCACGACGCATGACACCAGCCCCCAACGCCCGCCGGCCTTCAAGCGCGCCCCCTGCCACGCCCCCGCCGGCACCATCTCCTGCAACGTCTGCCCCGCCGCCACCTCGCCCCCGAGAATCGCCCTCCGCCCGGCGTCGCCGCCCTCGGCGAGCACCAGCAGCTCGATCGGATCGCCCGCGTGGAAACACCACGTCTCGACGGCATCGACCCGATGCAGCGCCGAAAAGCCCTCCGGCGTGACGAGGAAATAGATTGCGGAACACGCGCGACGCCCGCCGTCGGCCGCACGCAGTTCCGACTCCGCCACGCGCCGAAACCACCCTCCCTCGCCGGGCAGTGGCGCCAAGCGCAAGAGGCGAATGACGTCGTCCGCCGAGTGCGTTTCGGGCGAAAGCGGACGCGATTTCACGACGGCAAACGCCCCGACGCTCAGCTCTCCGGCACTACGACGGCCGGATGCAGCGGGACATCCTTCAACCGGATGCCCTCGAGCTTTTTCACGACCGTGTCCGCCACCTCGGCCGCGACATCGACGTGCGAATGGGCCTCATGGATGTCGATCGCGCCGACCACAGCGGCCGGCAGGCGCGTGACGCCCGCAATCTTGCCGACGATGTCCGCCGGCGTGATCTCGTGCTGCGCGCCCACGTTGAGCGAAACAACCGTGTAGCCCGGCTCGCGTCCCGTGCGCGGCTTGCGCTCGTAACCGCGCTTCTTGGGTTTCTCCACCGGTCGCGCGCCGCCTTCCGGCTCGGCCGAGCGGGGCGAGGCTGGCGCAACGGGTTTGGCGGCGGGAGCCTTGGGCGCTTCCGGTTCGACGCGCGCCACCTTCTCGGCTTTCGCCGCGGCCACCCACGCGGGCGGCGGCTTCACAGCGGTCGTCGCGGCAGCGGGTTTCGACGGCGCAGGCTCATCCGCCCCACCCGCCTCGACCGCTCCGCCTTTCAGCAAATGAATCAGCGCCGACGCGATGTCGGTGCTCGCGTAACCCTGCTCCAGCAGCGCATCCACGATGCGATCGTGCGAACCAAACTGCTTCGCATCGAGCACACGACGGATCTTTTCGACGAAGGCCTCTTCGCGCGCCTCCTCCACTTCGTCGAGCGACGGGATGCGGCCGCGCGCGATCTTCAATCGCGCATAGTGCGCCATGCTCTGCAGCTTGTAGATCTCGCGTCCGCACACGAACGTCATCGCCACGCCCGTCTTACCGGCGCGGCCCGTGCGGCCGATGCGGTGCGTGTAGTCCTCGGCATCGTTCGGGAGATCGTAGTTGAACACTACCTCGAGGTCGTCGACATCGAGGCCGCGCGCCGCGACGTCGGTCGCGATGAGGAACTCGAACCCGCGCCGGCGGAACTTCTCCATCACGCGGTCGCGCTGCATCTGGCTGAGATCGCCATGCAACCGATCCACCGCGTAGCCGCGGGAGTGCAGCTGTTCGTCGAGTTCGTCCACCATCACCTTGGTGCTGCAAAAAATGATGCCGTAGCGGAAATCGTGCAGATCGATCAGCCGCGTGAGCGCCTCGCCCTTGGAACGGCGGTCGACTTCGTAGAAAACCTGCTCCACCTGCGGCGCGTTCGCCGCGTGCGCCTCGATCCGCACCCACGCGGGGTCGCGGCTGTAGCGCTTGATCATGTCCTGGATCAACCGCGGCATCGTCGCCGAGAAGAACAACAGCTGCCGCGTCTCCGGCACCGCGCTCAGAATGTGCTCGATGTCGTCGCGGAAACCCATGTCGAGCATGCGATCCGCCTCGTCGAGCACCACGACGCGCAAGCCGTCCAGCTTCAGCGAGCCGCGTTGCATGTGATCCATCACGCGCCCCGGCGTGCCGATCACGATCTGCGCTCCCGCCGCGAGCCCGCGGTATTGGCGCTCGTAGCTCTGTCCGCCGTAGATCGGCAGCTCGAGCAGCCCCTTCTTGAACGCGCCGAGCTTGCCTACCTCCTCCGCCACCTGCACCGCCAGCTCGCGCGTCGGACAAAGCACCAGCGCCTGCACCCCGCGCTTGGAGGCGTCGACTTTTTCGATGGCCGGAATGGCGAACGCCGCCGTCTTGCCGGAACCGGTCGCCGATTGGCCAACGACGTCGCGGCCCGTAAGCGCGTGGGGAATAACCGCGGTTTGAATCGGCGACGCCTCCTCAAAGCCCATCTTGTCGACGGCTTTCAAAATTTCCGGCGAGAGGCCGAGTTCGCTGAACGGGCGTTTTTCCATGCCCGCAGCGTGCCCGCAAGCCGCGCGAAAGCACAGCGCAAACATCGTGCGCCTTCCACGCGCCCACCGCCTCGCGGACAAAGTTGCTCATTAAGAACTTTGTCTCCCCGCACGCCACCTCCACCCGCCGGCCCAAACGGGATGTTCCTAATACGCAACTTTGCCGCCGCTCACCTGCTGCCGGCGGAAGGGCGTTGTTGCTCAATAGGAACATTGGCGGAGCCGCTCACCCCAACGCTGCTTCGGCCTTCCGCCGTCCCGCAAAATCTGCTGCGCTCCGCTCGTGCACCTTACCCACCTCGTTTGCACCGCCTGCAGCGCCACGCACGACGCGAGTCGCCCGCAAAACGTCAGCTCGTGCTGCGGCAAGCCCCTCTACCCCGCCTACGATCTCGCCGCCGCCGCGCGCACGCTGACGAAGGACGCGCTGCGCGGCCGCGTCAGCTCGATGTGGCGCTACCGCGAGGTCATGCCGGTGCGCACCGACGCCGACATCGTCACGCTGAACGAAGGCTTCACGCCGCTGCTACCCGCCCCGCGTCTCGCCGCCCGCGTCGGCGTCGGCCAACTCTGGATCAAGGACGAGTCGCAGAATCCCACGCAGAGCTTCAAGGCCCGCGGCATGTCGGCCGCCGTCTCGATGGCGAAGCAGTTCGGCCTGAAAAAACTCGCCGTGCCCTCCGCCGGCAACGCCGCCGGCGCGATGGCCGCCTACGCTGCGCGCGCCGGGATGGAGGCGCACATTTTCATGCCCGCCGACACGCCGAAAGCCAACGTCATCGAGTGCCGCGAACTCGGCGCGCACGTCACGCTCATCAACGGCCTCATCACTGATTGCGGCGCCGAAGTCGCGAAGCGCAAGGCGGCCGAAGGCTGGTTCGATGTCTCGACGCTGAAGGAACCTTACCGCGTCGAGGGCAAGAAGACGCTCGGCTACGAACTCGCGGAGCAGCTCGACTGGCAGTTGCCCGACGTCGTGATTTATCCGACCGGCGGCGGCACCGGTCTCGTCGGCATGTGGAAGGCCTTCGACGAGATGGAGCGCATGGGCTGGATCGACACGAAACGCCCGCGGATGTTCAGCGCGCAGGCCACCGGGTGCCAGCCGATCGTCCGCGCCTTTCAGGCCGGAGAGAAATTCGCCGCCGAACATGTCGGCGCGCAAACGCGTGCGTCCGGCCTGCGCGTGCCAAAGGCGATCGGCGATTTCATCATGCTCGACATCCTGCGCGCGTCTGGCGGCGGGGCGGTCGCCGTGCCGGATGACGAGATGATCGCCTGCACGCGCGAAGTCGGTGCAACCGAAGGCCTCTTCGTCGCGCCGGAAGGCGCCGCGACCTACGCTGCGCTGAAACACCTGCTCGCGAGCGGCACGGTGAAACCCAGCGAGTCCGTCGTCCTCTTCAACACCGGCGCCGGCGTGAAATACCTCGAATGCTACGGCGGCTGAGGCTTCGCGCTCTGTGGGAGCGAGCTTGCTCGCGACTCAGCGCATTCGTAGCTCTGCAAGATGTCCACCGACCCGGCTAAAGGCTATCGAGCCCTCCGGGAGGGTCGCTTCTCGGCGAATGGCGAGACATATTTCCTGACCTTTTGCTCAACTGCGCGTGCGCCCGGGCTGCACCACACCGAACTCGCCCAGGAGATCGTCGAAGAGCTGAAACTCATGGAGCGCGACTGCATTTGGACGATGCGCTGTGCGACCATCATGCCCGATCACGTGCATTTGCTCGTTACGCTGGGAAACCGACTGCCGCTCGGCCGCTCCTTGGCGCGGCTAAAGGCCAGAACCGCGTCGAAGCTACGCCGATCAGGGTTAAGCTGGCAGCAAGGCTACTTTGACCACCGTCTTCGCCCGCGAGAAGAGCAACTCGGGTATTTCCATTATGTTTTCCTGAACCCATATCGCGCCGGACTGATTGCCACGGGAGACAAATGGCCGTGGTTCGTCTGCGGCAAAGAGGACGAGAGATGGTTCATGACCTTGCTGAACGAAGCCCTACCGGAGCCGGCATGGTTGTCCGGATTGCCATAGCGGCAGCTGTCGCGAGCAAGCTCGCTCCCACATCCAACCCCCGCTGCGACACCTTACTTCACTTCACCGCACCTGCAGCGTGCTGCCGTCGTATTCCAGGCCGAGCGAGGGAATGACGACCGCCTTGCGCGCGCCTTCCTTGCGCACACGGCCGGCGATCCAGGCATCGTAGCCGGACGCGCGCGCCGCGGCGACGACCGCATCGGCGGTTTCCGGCGCCACGTAAGCGGCGAAGCCGACACCTTGGTTGAAGGTCGCATACATCTCGCGGCGCGAGATCGGGCCGGCTTGCTCGAGAAACTTGAACAGCGCCAGGGGCTCGCGCGGCGTCGTGATCTCGTAGACGAACGACTCGTCGAGCCGCATGAGCTTGCGCCAGCCGTGGCCGGTCACGTGCGCGACGTAGTTGAGCTTCAGTCCGCGGCGCTGGCACTCGCGCACGAATGCCACGTAGATGACCGACGGCGCGAGCAGCGCCTCGCCATAGGTGCGCGCGTCGCCATGGCCGATCGGCGTCTGGTAACCTTGCGGGAGCTTCGACGCGATGAGCCGGCAGAGCGACAGGCCATTCGTCTGCACGCCCGAACTGGCGAGGAAGACAATGGCGTCGCCGTCGCGCACGTCGCCGGTGATGCGGAGCGATTTCGGCGCGATTTTGCCGATGGCGGAGCCGGCAAGAACGATGGCGTCTTCCTCCACGATGCCGCGCAACGTCGGCGTCTCGCCGCCGCCCCACACGGCGCTGGATTGACGGCAGCCGTCCGCCCAACCGTCGACGAGCGCCTGCATGCGCGCGGCATCGGAGAACCACGCGGACTCGCCCACGGCGGCGTGCATCGCGACGGAGATCGGCAGCGCGCCGCAAGTGACGAGGTCGTTCACGATCGTGGCGACGGTATCGATGGCGATCTCGCGGTAGAAATTCTTCCCGGTCTGCGCGTAGACGGCGTCGGCGACGAGGTTCTTGGTGCCGAGTCCTTCCTCGACGTGCGCGAGATAGTGGTCGGCGGCCTCGATCAGGTAGGCGCTCTCGCCGCGCGTGCTCGCGGGCTCGGCGTAGCCGTGCGCGGTGAGAGCGTCCGCAGTCGTCTTGGCGGCGCGCTGGCAGGCGCGCTTGAACGCGTCGAGCTGGTCGTAATTAACGCCGGAAGATTCGTAGCTCAGGGACATGAGAGGGGCACCACGAAACACACAAAATACACGAAAGAGGAAATCCGGTTTTGGTGTGTTTCGTGTTTTTCGTGGTGGTTCTTAGTAAGCCCGGCCTTCGGCTTTTTCGAAGTAGTTCACGTAGGCCTGATTCGCGACGCGGTAGCCGCCGGGCGTCGGATACTTGCCGGTGAAATACCAGTCGCCGGTGTGGTTTGGCAGCGCGCGGTGCAGGCTCTCGATCGACTGGAAGATGATCTCGACCTCGCCCTTCCATTCGGTGCCCTTCGGCGTGACGAGTTCGGTGATCTTCTTCGAGACCTCCTCGGCGGTGAACGGCTCGTAGATCTTGCGCACGTGATTGACCGGCTCGGCGGTCGGCGAGTCGACCTCGGCGCGGCACAGGCGGTAGACTTCCTCGATCAGCGACTGCTGCCCGCGCTCCTTGAGCAACGCGATGGCCGCCTCGAACGCGATGAATTTGCCGATCTCCGACATGTCGATGCCGTAGCAATCCGGGTAACGAATCTGCGGCGCGGTCGACGCGATGATGACCTTCTTCGGATTGAGCCGGCCGAGGATGCGCAGGATCGAGCGGCGCAGCGTGGTGCCGCGCACGATCGAGTCGTCGATGCACACGAGATTGTCCTCGGGCGCGACGATGCCGTAGGTGACGTCGTAGACGTGCGACGCGAGGTTGTTGCGCCACTTTTCCTGGCCGATGAAGGTGCGGAGCTTCGCGTCCTTGGAGATGATCTTCTCGCCGCGCGGCCAGTTGCGGAGGATGAGGTCGTCCACCGCCGCCTCGTCGAGCGTGCCGGCCCGCGCGCGGGCGAGCAGGTCCTGCTTCACTTCGGCGCGGCGGCGGAAGCGCAGCTCGC
This region of Opitutia bacterium genomic DNA includes:
- a CDS encoding DEAD/DEAH box helicase, encoding MEKRPFSELGLSPEILKAVDKMGFEEASPIQTAVIPHALTGRDVVGQSATGSGKTAAFAIPAIEKVDASKRGVQALVLCPTRELAVQVAEEVGKLGAFKKGLLELPIYGGQSYERQYRGLAAGAQIVIGTPGRVMDHMQRGSLKLDGLRVVVLDEADRMLDMGFRDDIEHILSAVPETRQLLFFSATMPRLIQDMIKRYSRDPAWVRIEAHAANAPQVEQVFYEVDRRSKGEALTRLIDLHDFRYGIIFCSTKVMVDELDEQLHSRGYAVDRLHGDLSQMQRDRVMEKFRRRGFEFLIATDVAARGLDVDDLEVVFNYDLPNDAEDYTHRIGRTGRAGKTGVAMTFVCGREIYKLQSMAHYARLKIARGRIPSLDEVEEAREEAFVEKIRRVLDAKQFGSHDRIVDALLEQGYASTDIASALIHLLKGGAVEAGGADEPAPSKPAAATTAVKPPPAWVAAAKAEKVARVEPEAPKAPAAKPVAPASPRSAEPEGGARPVEKPKKRGYERKPRTGREPGYTVVSLNVGAQHEITPADIVGKIAGVTRLPAAVVGAIDIHEAHSHVDVAAEVADTVVKKLEGIRLKDVPLHPAVVVPES
- a CDS encoding transposase, yielding MSTDPAKGYRALREGRFSANGETYFLTFCSTARAPGLHHTELAQEIVEELKLMERDCIWTMRCATIMPDHVHLLVTLGNRLPLGRSLARLKARTASKLRRSGLSWQQGYFDHRLRPREEQLGYFHYVFLNPYRAGLIATGDKWPWFVCGKEDERWFMTLLNEALPEPAWLSGLP
- a CDS encoding HNH endonuclease, which produces MLTALDQPVLVLNRLWQAVNIIGARRAFALLARGHAQVVHQTDDAFKTFSLMDWVDFSTYNPPIDALETVHTINRSIRLPRVILLTFFDKLPCKELKLTRNNVFERDGDRCQYCGSVFDREQLNLDHVIPRHYGGKTTWENIVCSCIKCNTKKANRLPHEAHMRLMRKPVRPKWRPVISLVLGNHGHEKWKDFLDLAYWNVELEE
- a CDS encoding threonine synthase, translated to MHLTHLVCTACSATHDASRPQNVSSCCGKPLYPAYDLAAAARTLTKDALRGRVSSMWRYREVMPVRTDADIVTLNEGFTPLLPAPRLAARVGVGQLWIKDESQNPTQSFKARGMSAAVSMAKQFGLKKLAVPSAGNAAGAMAAYAARAGMEAHIFMPADTPKANVIECRELGAHVTLINGLITDCGAEVAKRKAAEGWFDVSTLKEPYRVEGKKTLGYELAEQLDWQLPDVVIYPTGGGTGLVGMWKAFDEMERMGWIDTKRPRMFSAQATGCQPIVRAFQAGEKFAAEHVGAQTRASGLRVPKAIGDFIMLDILRASGGGAVAVPDDEMIACTREVGATEGLFVAPEGAATYAALKHLLASGTVKPSESVVLFNTGAGVKYLECYGG
- a CDS encoding phosphoribosylformylglycinamidine cyclo-ligase, which encodes MSLSYESSGVNYDQLDAFKRACQRAAKTTADALTAHGYAEPASTRGESAYLIEAADHYLAHVEEGLGTKNLVADAVYAQTGKNFYREIAIDTVATIVNDLVTCGALPISVAMHAAVGESAWFSDAARMQALVDGWADGCRQSSAVWGGGETPTLRGIVEEDAIVLAGSAIGKIAPKSLRITGDVRDGDAIVFLASSGVQTNGLSLCRLIASKLPQGYQTPIGHGDARTYGEALLAPSVIYVAFVRECQRRGLKLNYVAHVTGHGWRKLMRLDESFVYEITTPREPLALFKFLEQAGPISRREMYATFNQGVGFAAYVAPETADAVVAAARASGYDAWIAGRVRKEGARKAVVIPSLGLEYDGSTLQVR
- a CDS encoding cupin domain-containing protein, with the translated sequence MKSRPLSPETHSADDVIRLLRLAPLPGEGGWFRRVAESELRAADGGRRACSAIYFLVTPEGFSALHRVDAVETWCFHAGDPIELLVLAEGGDAGRRAILGGEVAAGQTLQEMVPAGAWQGARLKAGGRWGLVSCVVAPEYVDAGFVLGARAELVASHPVFAAEIAALTR